One segment of Comamonas thiooxydans DNA contains the following:
- a CDS encoding LysR family transcriptional regulator, with protein sequence MNLRFLETFVLLAELRNFRMTAERLFTTQAAVSSRIATLEQEFGVRLFDRGVREVTLTADGAKALVHAERMLRLMREMREDMLDKQAYAGVIRIGAIESIVHSWFPDFLALLQQRYPRLQVEIACDTTLHMSEQLVKGQLDLSLQAKPVTAAGVGHLSLGEFPMAWVGSPKLGIGDETLSLAELAAFPIMCFARGSEPYAVVEQLFSSEGIASVHLNCIASVATMIRVVCDGLGVAAVPPAIIQRELAEQRLRLLRVDREFPSLPLVACYRNDHQNPLTEVVARAAEETAAAFALNHGQAVARLPGSGLGG encoded by the coding sequence ACCTTTGTGCTGCTGGCCGAGCTGCGCAACTTCCGCATGACGGCCGAGCGGCTGTTCACCACACAGGCTGCCGTCTCCAGCCGCATCGCCACGCTGGAGCAGGAGTTCGGCGTGCGCCTGTTCGACCGCGGCGTGCGCGAGGTCACGCTCACGGCCGACGGCGCCAAGGCCCTGGTGCATGCCGAGCGCATGCTCAGGCTGATGCGCGAGATGCGCGAGGACATGCTGGACAAGCAGGCCTATGCGGGCGTGATCCGCATCGGCGCCATCGAATCCATCGTGCACAGCTGGTTCCCCGACTTTCTCGCGCTGCTGCAGCAGCGTTATCCGCGGCTGCAGGTGGAGATTGCCTGCGACACCACGCTGCACATGTCCGAGCAATTGGTGAAGGGCCAGCTGGACCTGTCGCTGCAGGCCAAGCCCGTGACGGCGGCCGGCGTGGGCCATTTGTCGTTGGGTGAATTTCCCATGGCCTGGGTGGGCAGCCCCAAGCTGGGCATTGGCGACGAGACGCTGAGCCTGGCCGAGCTGGCTGCCTTTCCCATCATGTGCTTTGCGCGCGGCTCGGAACCCTATGCGGTGGTCGAGCAGCTGTTCTCGTCCGAGGGCATTGCCTCGGTGCACCTGAACTGCATTGCCTCGGTGGCCACCATGATCCGCGTGGTCTGCGACGGCCTGGGCGTGGCCGCCGTGCCACCGGCCATCATCCAGCGCGAGCTGGCCGAGCAACGCCTGCGCCTGCTGCGCGTGGACCGCGAGTTTCCCTCGCTGCCCCTTGTGGCCTGCTACCGCAATGACCACCAGAACCCCTTGACCGAAGTGGTGGCGCGCGCGGCCGAAGAGACCGCCGCCGCCTTTGCGCTGAATCACGGCCAGGCGGTGGCGCGGCTGCCGGGTAGCGGCCTGGGCGGTTAG
- a CDS encoding MFS transporter — protein sequence MSSPASATHPLAGHAGAHAHPDMDATYRKITWRLIPFLVFLFVLAWIDRVNVGFAKLQMLQDLQFSEAIYGLGAGIFFIGYFLFEVPSNLLLEKIGARKTLARITILWGAASMAMAYVTTPTMFYVLRFILGVVEAGFFPGVVLYLTYWFPARHRARINGLFMTSFAIAGAVGGPIAGAIMNGMQDVGHLANWQWLFILEGIPSVIAGFFVLAWLPEKPENAKWLSAAEQRAVSAAVAQESQQGHKQHSFADACRNYRVWLCAAVYFCIVSGNATIAFWSPSIIKEIGIQNNLQIGLISAIPFLAGTLAMVWNGMHSDKTGERRMHSAIAALIAAAGLILTGMFLHNAVLALCALTLASVGILAAFPVFWSIPSAFLAGTAAAGGIALINSVGNLAGFVAPYMIGALKTSTGSLSSGLYFVAALEFLAAFLVVLFVKKQ from the coding sequence ATGAGCAGCCCGGCTTCCGCCACCCACCCTCTTGCCGGCCATGCCGGTGCGCACGCGCACCCCGACATGGACGCCACCTACCGCAAGATCACCTGGCGCCTGATCCCCTTTCTGGTCTTTCTCTTTGTCCTGGCCTGGATAGACCGCGTCAACGTCGGCTTCGCCAAGCTGCAGATGCTGCAGGACCTGCAATTCAGCGAGGCCATCTACGGCCTGGGCGCCGGCATCTTCTTCATCGGCTACTTCCTGTTCGAAGTGCCCAGCAACCTGCTGCTGGAGAAGATCGGTGCACGCAAGACGCTGGCGCGCATCACCATCCTCTGGGGCGCGGCCTCCATGGCCATGGCCTATGTGACCACGCCCACCATGTTCTACGTGCTGCGCTTCATCCTGGGCGTGGTCGAGGCCGGCTTCTTCCCCGGCGTGGTGCTGTACCTCACCTACTGGTTCCCGGCCCGCCATCGCGCCCGTATCAACGGCCTGTTCATGACCTCGTTCGCCATCGCCGGTGCCGTGGGCGGCCCGATCGCGGGCGCCATCATGAACGGCATGCAGGACGTGGGCCATCTGGCCAACTGGCAATGGCTGTTCATTCTTGAAGGCATTCCCTCGGTGATCGCCGGCTTCTTCGTGCTGGCCTGGCTGCCCGAGAAGCCCGAGAACGCCAAGTGGCTGAGCGCCGCCGAGCAGCGCGCCGTCAGCGCCGCCGTGGCTCAGGAGAGCCAGCAAGGTCACAAGCAGCACTCCTTCGCCGACGCCTGCCGCAACTACCGCGTCTGGCTGTGCGCCGCCGTGTACTTCTGCATCGTCAGCGGCAACGCCACGATCGCCTTCTGGTCGCCGTCCATCATCAAGGAGATCGGCATCCAGAACAATCTGCAGATCGGTCTGATCTCGGCCATTCCCTTCCTGGCCGGCACGCTGGCCATGGTCTGGAACGGCATGCATTCGGACAAGACCGGCGAGCGCCGCATGCACAGCGCCATCGCCGCCTTGATCGCCGCCGCAGGCCTGATCCTGACCGGCATGTTCCTGCACAACGCCGTGCTGGCCCTGTGCGCGCTGACGCTGGCCTCCGTCGGCATCCTCGCCGCCTTCCCCGTGTTCTGGTCCATTCCATCGGCCTTTCTGGCCGGCACGGCAGCAGCAGGCGGCATTGCGCTGATCAACTCCGTTGGCAACCTGGCCGGCTTTGTGGCGCCCTACATGATCGGCGCGCTCAAGACCAGCACCGGCTCGCTGTCTTCGGGGCTGTACTTCGTGGCCGCGCTGGAGTTCCTCGCCGCCTTCCTGGTCGTGCTCTTCGTCAAGAAGCAGTGA
- a CDS encoding DMT family transporter — translation MGAYLLPLGAVLIWSVNTVVSKLAADSISAAEIGFFRWLVAAVLFTPFVLPSIWRQRADIKPLLPRIVVLGVLGMVIYQSLAYYAAHFTTATHMGIIGSLTPMLVLALAVFMLGQPLTHGGIWGSLLAILGVALVVSSGRLSHLASEGLNLGDAMMFLAMLAYAVYNILLKRWPMPRLATVQLLYLQVLVAVIVQFPLYLFSPKTGLDAGNLPLVGYAGIMASIAAPLLWMKAVQTLGPGRSSMFFNLIPVFTALIAAFTLNEPLAAYHAVGGIMTIAGLLLAELWKAPLRPRPALTCSAKAAD, via the coding sequence ATGGGTGCATACCTATTACCACTGGGCGCGGTGCTGATCTGGTCGGTCAACACCGTGGTCAGCAAGCTGGCCGCAGACAGCATCAGCGCGGCCGAGATCGGGTTCTTCCGCTGGCTGGTGGCCGCCGTGCTGTTCACGCCCTTCGTTCTGCCCTCGATCTGGCGCCAGCGCGCCGACATCAAGCCCCTACTGCCAAGGATCGTCGTTCTGGGCGTGCTGGGCATGGTCATCTACCAAAGCCTGGCCTATTACGCTGCCCACTTCACCACGGCCACGCATATGGGCATCATCGGCTCGCTCACGCCCATGCTGGTGCTGGCCCTGGCCGTGTTCATGCTGGGCCAACCGCTGACGCATGGCGGCATCTGGGGCTCATTGCTGGCGATTCTGGGAGTCGCGCTGGTGGTTTCATCGGGCCGGCTCAGCCATCTGGCATCCGAGGGCCTGAACCTGGGCGACGCCATGATGTTCCTGGCCATGCTGGCCTATGCGGTCTACAACATCCTGCTCAAGCGCTGGCCCATGCCGCGCCTGGCCACGGTGCAGCTGCTGTATCTGCAGGTGCTGGTTGCCGTGATCGTGCAGTTCCCGCTCTATCTCTTCTCGCCCAAGACCGGGCTTGACGCCGGCAATCTGCCGCTGGTCGGCTATGCCGGCATCATGGCCTCCATCGCCGCGCCGCTGCTGTGGATGAAGGCGGTGCAGACGCTGGGACCCGGGCGATCGAGCATGTTCTTCAATCTGATCCCGGTCTTCACCGCCCTGATCGCTGCATTCACGCTGAACGAGCCCCTGGCGGCCTACCACGCCGTGGGCGGCATCATGACGATTGCCGGTCTGCTGCTGGCCGAGCTGTGGAAGGCCCCGCTGCGCCCGCGGCCTGCCCTGACCTGCAGTGCTAAAGCAGCAGATTGA
- a CDS encoding DUF2848 domain-containing protein, which translates to MQLQFTTPEGQTFAPDFDTLIVAGWAGRDREAIEHHIEELAAIGIPRPSAVPLYYRISSNQLSQRSALQVLGPDSSGEVEVFVFTHGGEMFVSLASDHTDRKLEAYSVAFSKQACVKPVATQAWRFADVAGHWDELVVRSWIVEDGREVLYQEGTLASLRTPQDLIAGFTDGKQLLPEGCGMTCGTVGAIGGIRPSAQFTMELYDPRSQRSIRHSYRSKLLDVVA; encoded by the coding sequence ATGCAACTGCAGTTCACCACCCCCGAAGGCCAGACCTTCGCCCCTGATTTCGACACGCTCATCGTCGCCGGCTGGGCCGGCCGCGACCGCGAGGCCATCGAACACCACATCGAAGAGCTGGCCGCCATCGGCATCCCCCGCCCCAGCGCCGTGCCGCTGTACTACCGCATCTCCAGCAACCAGCTGAGCCAGCGCAGCGCGCTGCAGGTGCTGGGCCCCGACTCCTCGGGCGAGGTCGAGGTCTTCGTGTTCACGCATGGCGGCGAAATGTTCGTGAGCCTGGCCTCCGACCACACCGACCGCAAGCTCGAAGCCTACAGCGTGGCCTTTTCCAAGCAGGCCTGCGTCAAGCCCGTGGCCACCCAGGCCTGGCGCTTTGCCGACGTGGCCGGCCACTGGGACGAGTTGGTCGTGCGCTCCTGGATCGTGGAAGACGGTCGCGAGGTGCTCTACCAGGAGGGCACGCTGGCCAGCCTGCGCACGCCCCAGGACCTGATTGCAGGCTTCACGGACGGCAAGCAATTGCTGCCCGAGGGCTGCGGCATGACCTGCGGCACGGTAGGCGCCATCGGCGGCATCCGCCCCTCGGCGCAGTTCACCATGGAGCTGTACGATCCCCGCAGCCAGCGCTCCATCCGCCACAGCTACCGCAGCAAACTGCTGGACGTTGTGGCCTGA
- a CDS encoding helix-turn-helix domain-containing protein, whose protein sequence is MPASAPTSGQVAKRHAVQILDTDKVPGSYYFRYDEFGEHSEAPPHSHRWGHLNYAAHGSLSMDVPSGHILCPPQHGVWIPPGVVHSCYLQHAVQYRSVYLAPDLCADLPQTAGCMRLGPIVKAVLADFGARGVQIPVTDADLRLARVVHDQLRATPLELSFLPVARHPALVQVLDAMQARPDDHRSLAEWAETVHMTERTLARHCQRELGMSLGEWRQRMRYLQAIDALEAGHTVQQIAYDLGYSTPSAFIAMFQRESGLPPEQFRREFCASSF, encoded by the coding sequence ATGCCTGCCTCAGCCCCGACTTCCGGACAGGTCGCCAAGCGCCATGCCGTACAGATACTGGACACCGACAAAGTGCCTGGCAGCTATTACTTCCGCTATGACGAGTTTGGCGAACACAGCGAGGCTCCGCCGCACAGCCATCGCTGGGGACATCTGAACTATGCGGCCCACGGCAGCCTGAGCATGGATGTGCCCAGCGGCCATATCCTGTGTCCGCCGCAGCATGGGGTGTGGATTCCGCCAGGCGTGGTGCACAGCTGCTATCTGCAGCATGCGGTGCAGTACCGTTCCGTCTATCTGGCCCCTGATCTGTGTGCGGACCTGCCGCAGACGGCGGGCTGCATGCGGCTGGGACCCATCGTCAAAGCCGTGCTCGCGGACTTCGGTGCCAGGGGCGTGCAGATCCCGGTGACTGACGCAGACCTGCGGCTGGCCCGGGTGGTGCATGACCAGTTGCGAGCCACGCCGCTGGAGCTGAGCTTTCTGCCCGTGGCCCGGCATCCCGCGCTGGTGCAGGTGCTGGATGCCATGCAGGCGCGCCCCGACGACCACCGCAGCCTGGCCGAATGGGCCGAAACCGTGCACATGACTGAACGAACCCTGGCCCGCCACTGCCAGCGTGAGCTGGGCATGAGTCTGGGCGAATGGCGCCAGCGCATGCGTTATCTGCAGGCCATCGACGCGCTGGAGGCAGGTCATACCGTGCAGCAGATCGCCTATGACCTGGGTTACAGCACGCCATCGGCCTTTATTGCCATGTTCCAGCGCGAATCAGGCCTGCCGCCCGAGCAGTTCAGGCGCGAGTTCTGTGCAAGTTCTTTCTGA
- a CDS encoding amidase, translating to MTQAFPLSTLEQASQHLGSGQTTSVQLTEQALTRAMAGEGPKVFTRVFQGSALAEARASDTLRAAGLARSPIEGLPISVKDLFDIAGFPTLGGSRLLADAPPAQRTAEVVQRLRQAGAVIVGTTNMTEFAYSGLGINPHYGTPRNPWQRDEDGGRIPGGSSSGAAISVTDGMAMAAIGSDTGGSVRIPSALCGLTGFKPTARRVSMEGVLPLSANLDSIGPLASSVRCCATLDAILSGEPLGELQAASLQGLRLLAPTNVVLDGMDATVAAAWERALSLLSQAGAQITHAVVAPFGELPGINAKGGFTAAEAWAWHRHHIATRLSEYDPRVGTRILRGKDISAADYIDLLARRKQWIASVGAQMADHDLLVMPTVPVVAPKIANLAASDDAYFGANGLILRNPTLINFLDGCAISLPCHRAGEAPVGLSLAGLGGQDQRLLSVALAVEQLLASAQG from the coding sequence ATGACCCAAGCCTTCCCTCTTTCCACCCTGGAGCAAGCATCGCAGCACCTGGGCTCCGGCCAGACCACCTCGGTGCAGCTGACCGAGCAGGCCCTGACCCGGGCCATGGCGGGGGAAGGCCCCAAGGTGTTCACGCGCGTCTTCCAGGGCTCGGCCCTGGCCGAAGCCCGCGCCAGCGACACGCTGCGCGCGGCGGGCCTGGCGCGCTCGCCCATCGAGGGGCTGCCTATCTCGGTCAAGGACCTGTTCGACATCGCGGGCTTCCCCACGCTGGGCGGCTCGCGCCTGTTGGCCGATGCGCCGCCCGCGCAGCGCACGGCCGAAGTGGTGCAGCGCCTGCGCCAGGCCGGCGCCGTCATCGTGGGCACGACCAACATGACGGAGTTCGCCTACTCGGGCCTGGGGATCAATCCGCACTACGGCACGCCGCGCAACCCCTGGCAGCGTGACGAGGACGGCGGCCGCATTCCGGGCGGCTCGTCCTCGGGCGCGGCCATCTCGGTCACCGATGGCATGGCCATGGCGGCCATCGGCTCGGACACGGGCGGCTCGGTGCGCATTCCCTCGGCGCTGTGCGGCCTCACGGGCTTCAAGCCCACGGCGCGCCGCGTGAGCATGGAAGGCGTGCTGCCGCTGTCGGCCAACCTGGACTCCATCGGCCCGCTGGCATCCAGCGTGCGCTGCTGCGCCACGCTGGATGCCATTCTTTCGGGCGAGCCGCTGGGCGAGCTGCAGGCCGCGTCGCTGCAGGGCCTGCGCCTGCTGGCCCCCACCAACGTGGTGCTGGACGGCATGGACGCCACCGTGGCCGCCGCCTGGGAGCGCGCGCTGTCCCTGCTCTCGCAGGCCGGCGCGCAGATCACGCATGCCGTGGTCGCGCCCTTCGGAGAGCTGCCCGGCATCAATGCCAAGGGCGGCTTCACGGCCGCCGAGGCCTGGGCCTGGCATCGCCACCACATCGCCACACGCCTGTCCGAATACGACCCGCGCGTGGGCACACGCATCCTGCGCGGCAAGGACATCAGCGCGGCCGACTACATCGACCTGCTGGCACGCCGCAAGCAGTGGATTGCCTCGGTCGGTGCCCAGATGGCCGACCACGACTTGCTGGTCATGCCCACCGTGCCCGTGGTCGCCCCCAAGATCGCCAACCTCGCGGCCAGCGACGACGCCTACTTCGGCGCCAACGGCCTGATCCTGCGCAACCCCACGCTGATCAACTTCCTCGACGGCTGCGCCATCTCCCTGCCCTGCCATCGCGCAGGCGAAGCGCCCGTGGGCCTGAGCCTGGCGGGACTGGGCGGGCAGGACCAGCGCCTGCTGTCCGTGGCGCTGGCCGTGGAGCAGCTGCTGGCTTCGGCGCAGGGCTGA